A region of the Chryseobacterium cucumeris genome:
ACTGATTGATTAGCACCTTTACCTCCAAAATAACTATCTGATTTGACAGCTAAGACGGTTTCATTAGGCAAAGGAAGTTTTTCGGTTTCAAGAACCAAATCTATCGATGAGCTGCCCACAACAATAATACGAGGTTGTTCTGATGAGAAATTCATTGTGTTTTGTATTAGCTTTAAAATTTATAACTGACAAAATTGTGTCTCAAAAATAACTAATTTAAAATTAACTTATCTCAATAAATTCAGTAATTATTTTCACGGGTTGTTGATCTTTATCATAAGCGATATAGCTGGCATAAAATCCTTCTCCATATCCGGTTTCAAAAGCAAATATAGTTCCGGGATGGTCCTTTGCCGGCTTGAGAAAGGCATATTGATCTATGGCACCGTTTTCATCAAAGAAATAATCATGGAAAAACTCTTCATAGATTCCCATAAAATCTCCTCCTTTATTCTGATACAATCTCTGTTCCAGTTCGTTAAGACTGTTTTGGGTATCAACATCCATCAGGCATCCCATCCCGCTTTCTACAGGATATCCAAACACTTCTCCTTCTTCAAGATCTTTTATTTTCTGTCCTGCTGTGGTTGCCAGTTTCCATTCTTTAATTTCGGAATCACTGAATATAATCTCGGCATAGGCCACACAGTTACTTTCTCTTTCTTTATGAAGCATTACCGAAAAATCTCCTTTTGGAAATTCTGTAGTGAAAGGAAGCATATCATTGGTGATCAAGGGATCACAGGCAACCAGTTTCCCGCTTGAAAGATAAATCTTTCCTACTTCAAAACTTTCAAGTAACGGACTTTCTACAAAGTCTTTCGAGAATAGTTTTTGTATGTTTTCTATATGTGTCATTGTATTTATTCTTTTAAACCATCAGGCTGGATACAATTTTCATCTGTACCCAGCCTGAGATTTTGACAAAATTTATTGTCTATACTTTATAAACTTTTCAGTTTTTCTTCAAGGATCGCAATCTTATCCTGAGCATCTTTTTGCTTTTGACGCTCTACTTCTACGATTTCTGGTTTTGCATTCGCAACAAATTTTTCATTGGAAAGCTTCTTCTCTACTGAAACCAGGAATCCCTTCAAATATTTCAGTTCTTCCTCAGTTTTAGCTTTTTCCTCTCCTAAATCTAAGTTTTCACTTAAAGGAATAGAAACTTCAGTTGCTCCTACCAGGAAGGTAAAACTCGGCTTATCAGTTTTCTGTCCGAAATGGATATCAGAAACATTAGCAAGCTTTCTTACTACAGCTTCATTGGCAAATTCAGATGCATTGGTATAAACCTCA
Encoded here:
- a CDS encoding DUF4241 domain-containing protein produces the protein MTHIENIQKLFSKDFVESPLLESFEVGKIYLSSGKLVACDPLITNDMLPFTTEFPKGDFSVMLHKERESNCVAYAEIIFSDSEIKEWKLATTAGQKIKDLEEGEVFGYPVESGMGCLMDVDTQNSLNELEQRLYQNKGGDFMGIYEEFFHDYFFDENGAIDQYAFLKPAKDHPGTIFAFETGYGEGFYASYIAYDKDQQPVKIITEFIEIS